A stretch of Campylobacter showae DNA encodes these proteins:
- a CDS encoding cupin domain-containing protein codes for MEKIVWQNDVFNGVTIAKLFDGPHSKEIRINLEKGAQMKEHKAPGAIMVQVLSGKVDFSVGNENVILGALDMITLEPNVMHALTALENSIVRLSLSKNDDVSRVFRVLKS; via the coding sequence ATGGAAAAAATCGTATGGCAAAATGACGTATTTAACGGCGTTACTATAGCTAAGCTTTTTGATGGGCCGCACAGCAAGGAAATACGCATAAATTTAGAAAAAGGCGCTCAAATGAAGGAGCATAAGGCACCTGGTGCTATCATGGTGCAGGTTCTAAGCGGCAAGGTAGATTTTAGCGTTGGTAACGAAAATGTTATCTTGGGTGCGCTTGATATGATTACACTAGAGCCAAACGTCATGCATGCTTTGACTGCTTTGGAAAATAGCATAGTAAGGCTTAGCTTAAGTAAAAATGATGACGTAAGTAGGGTTTTTAGAGTTTTAAAATCCTAG
- the rplS gene encoding 50S ribosomal protein L19 produces the protein MRNKYIEAFEQAQIAQKSVPDFRAGDTLRIAIRIKEGDKTRIQNFEGICIARRGSGTGETFIIRKIGANSVGVERIFPIYSESLESITVLRQGRVRRAKLFYLRDRRGKAARIKELKK, from the coding sequence ATGAGAAACAAGTATATAGAGGCGTTTGAGCAAGCTCAAATAGCCCAAAAGTCTGTGCCTGATTTTCGTGCTGGAGATACTTTGCGTATAGCTATCCGCATCAAAGAGGGCGATAAAACGAGAATTCAAAATTTTGAAGGTATCTGCATAGCAAGACGCGGAAGCGGAACTGGCGAAACATTTATCATCAGAAAAATTGGCGCAAACAGCGTAGGCGTAGAAAGAATTTTCCCTATCTATAGCGAAAGCCTAGAGAGCATAACTGTTCTAAGACAAGGTCGCGTTCGCCGTGCTAAGCTATTTTATCTGCGCGATAGACGTGGTAAAGCCGCTCGCATTAAAGAGCTTAAAAAATAA